The following coding sequences are from one Chanos chanos chromosome 12, fChaCha1.1, whole genome shotgun sequence window:
- the LOC115825416 gene encoding probable C-mannosyltransferase DPY19L1, with protein sequence MVRTRSFSDGEVEECQCSLCNPNNSSTTQSHCIHTGHKRTTVKDLFRSKDGPLHKIGSFVSDRLGITLSATISLFITLSMAAFAGYIHWRYLMMLFENDHNFSRLSALEKEMAFRTEMGLYYSYFKNFIRAPSFTTGLHFILNDQFTEYPLVINALKRFSLYPEVFVGMLFRVYTGLMDFIGIPTITCWDVDRGNGQEPVEICTGMGDPTHFYVSAIFILNGFLMSLFCIYGAYLSRSCLGGLVTVLCLFFNHGESTRVMWTPPLRESFAYPFFVLQMLLLTCTLRRPNPGRGTLIGVGVCNVLFVVSWSFAQCVLQTQIACLFACYILDYIPLSKIKALLTVHVGVVILRDSIKRHFDSLAQTAVAQGVAWHVFLVFFKLMMSSLFDGFSNDTALSYVKTLVLPAAVAVVAAVTGKIVFHCLQLLVFSLMALLVMRLKLLLVPHMCLMASLICSRPLFSWVGERHRHECLIYGLLSIMAIQGVVNYESQWNIMVNLSNPPQEELLQWIKTQTKPNAVFAGASSTMASVWLSTGRPIVNLPHFEHPEQRRRSKLVYSVYSRKSAAEAHRNLSELHVDYFILEDFWCMLRSRPGCSMPEIWDEEDSVNRGQTPLCARLSVDSEPFFTTLFQNKLYKVLRVPKEPQAS encoded by the exons ATGGTCAGAACTCGAAGTTTTTCTGACGGTGAAGTAGAGGAGTGTCAATGCTCACTCTGCAACCCAAACAACTCTTCAACGACGCAAAGCCACTGCATCCACACAGGACACAAACGAACCACAGTCAAAGATTTATTTCGGAGCAAAGATGGACCTCTGCACAAAATAGGGTCTTTTGTCTCAGATAGACTTGGAATTACGCTCTCAGCCACTATAAGCCTTTTCATCACTTTGAGTATGG CTGCCTTCGCCGGGTATATTCACTG GCGTTACCTGATGATGCTATTTGAGAACGACCACAATTTCTCTCGTCTTTCTGCGCTAGAAAAAGAAATGGCATTTCGCACAGAGATG gGGCTTTATTACTCATATTTTAAGAACTTCATACGTGCCCCTTCTTTCACTACCGGACTTCATTTCATCCTTAACGACCAGTTTACCGAGTATCCGCTGGTTATCAATGCCTTGAAGAGATTCAGTCTATACCCTGAG GTGTTTGTAGGGATGCTTTTCAGGGTGTACACAGGCCTGATGGACTTCATTGGCATCCCCACTATAACATGCTGGGATGTAGACAGAGGGAATGGCCAGGAACCAGTAGAGATATGTACAG GGATGGGAGACCCCACCCACTTTTACGTCAGCGCCATCTTCATTCTGAATGGTTTTCTGATGAGTCTGTTCTGTATCTATGGTGCTTATCTCAG tCGCTCTTGTCTCGGAGGCCTGGTCACTGTCCTGTGCTTGTTCTTTAACCatggagag AGTACTCGTGTGATGTGGACACCTCCGCTGAGGGAGAGTTTTGCTTACCCATTCTTTGTCCTGCAAATGCTCCTGTTGACCTGTACACTCAG AAGGCCAAACCCAGGCAGGGGAACTCTGATTGGTGTTGGAGTGTGTAATGTTCTTTTTGTCGTTTCCTGGTCTTTTGcccagtgtgtgttacagactcAG AttgcctgtttgtttgcctgttatATTCTGGATTATATTCCCCTGTCTAAAATTAAGGCTCTGCTGACTGTCCATGTG gGTGTGGTCATTTTACGGGACAGCATAAAAAGGCATTTTGACTCTCTAGCCCAGACAGCA GTGGCACAGGGCGTGGCCTGgcatgttttccttgttttcttcaAACTGATGATGTCATCCCTGTTTGACGGCTTTTCCAATGAT acggCGTTGAGCTACGTTAAGACTCTGGTTCTGCCAGCAGCTGTCGCAGTGGTGGCCGCCGTCACGGGAAAG aTAGTGTTCCACTGTCTCCAGTTACTGGTGTTCTCTTTAATGGCCTTACTGGTGATGAGGCTGAAACTCCTTCTGGTTCCTCACATGTGTCTTATGGCCTCACTCATCTGCTCAAGGCCG CTTTTTAGCTGGGTGGGTGAGCGCCACAGACATGAATGCCTGATTTATGGCCTTTTGTCCATCATGGCTATTCAGGGTGTGGTCAACTATGAGAGCCAATGGAATATCATGGTTAATCTCAGTAACCCGCCCCAGGAGGAGCTACTGCAGTGGATCAAAACCCAAACTAAGCCCA atgctgTCTTTGCTGGAGCCAGTTCTACTATGGCGAGTGTGTGGCTGTCCACTGGTAGACCCATAGTAAACCTCCCACACTTTGAGCATCCTGAACAAAG GCGGCGGTCCAAGCTGGTATATAGTGTGTACAGCCGTAAATCTGCTGCAGAGGCCCACAGGAACCTCAGTGAGCTACACGTGGATTATTTTATACTGGAGGACTTCTGGTGCATGCTCCGTTccag aCCAGGCTGCAGTATGCCTGAGATCTGGGATGAAGAGGACAGTGTAAACCGTGGTCAGACTCCTCTCTGTGCCCGTCTGTCTGTGGACTCTGAGCCTTTCTTCACCACGTTATTCCAAAACAAGCTTTATAAAGTCCTTAGAGTGCCCAAAGAGCCCCAGGCctcataa